The genome window ATAATATAATCTGTGAATACATTCATCTTATCGCAAGAAAGCCCGCATTTCCTTGATCTGAATCAAGGAATGCAGGCAATGAACAGATTATGGTCGGTCCTTACGACCCTTTGTTTTTAAGATGGTTACACCATCATTTTGCGCAGAGAAGCGATATATCTCGAACGTATAACGATGAAATAAAACGTCTGTGCAAGTACAAAGGCACCAAATACAGTCAACACCGGCATCGTATAATTGGTAATACCGAATTCAGTAAGAAATGGCTTAACCACGACCAACGTTTCAATGATAGCTACCCCGATCGGTAAAAAGAACAGAATAGCAATCTGAACGGTGGATGATCGTTTCATCTCCTGGAAACTGAGACCCATTTTCGAAAGAGAATGCACCATCTTTCCATCCGCTTCAAGATCGGTATGCAGTCTGAAATACAGAAAGCTTGCTGAAGAGATGGAGAAGATCAATCCGATAAATATGCCCAAGAAGGTAAATAGTGCTGTCCCCTGTCTGAATCTTTCAAAATCACCGTACCGTGTACTCAGATATCCGGAGTAATTCTCATCCGAAGCATTATCGCTTCGAATGGTATCTGCGGACGAAAGTAACTGATCGCTAACCATGGCTTCCGAGGAGTGCCGGTCAGGTACTGCATGACCCCAGGCAGGAATCTGATACAGAACTTTGCCAGATAACCTATTTTCATGGACCTGTTGTGTAATCTCTTCAAACTTCTCATCCGGGAGGACAACTACACCTGTTGAATAGATTAAGGTTGCAAACCTTGGCTCCACATCTGTAGCTGTAACTCTTGCTTGCATTGGGCCAGCTTCTAGATTCAAGGTCAATGTGTCTCCTTCCGAAAAATTGTGAAACCTGTTGCGATCGATCTGAGCCTGATCCTTCTCATTCCGGGAATCTACGAACAATGCTGAATTTGAATCCAATTGGAATGTCTCTTTTCCTAGAATTGTATTGAATCGGTTGTAGTGACTAAGTGGCATAACCGAGACAGCACTCTGATCCGCATCCGACCAGAAGTACTCTAGATACATTTGCTGATAATCCAAGCCTGCGGCTTCAAGTGCTGAATTAATAGCGCTCATATCCATTTGATCCGTAGGTGTGTACACATTGTACTGGATTGCAAAATCGTTATTGGTAAATTGCTCCCGGTTCTCTTGATCCAGTGACAAAATCACAACTGCACTCATCGAAGCAATCGCAATGACCACGGTCACCATAAAGAGCATGCGAGCATTATCCTTCATTTTGTAACTCATCTCTGAGATCCATAACAGACGAGTACCGTGCCATACCGTTTTACGATTACGCTTTAATACCCGTATAATGAGCACGGAAAGTTGTGAGTAGAAAAAATACGTCCCCGCGATGCCTGTTACTGCTGCGAGTAAGATCGTACCGCCGCTCAATTTACTGCGGAGTACTACAAATCCGATTGTAAGTAATGTCAGGCCCAGAAGTGAGAAAAACCACGAAGCTTTGGGTTCTTTTTTAGGTTTGTTGGTGCCTGTCAAAAGCTCTAACGTCCGTTTGTTTCCGATAAATATCAATGTGAAAAGTGAAATGCAGAAAAATAATAACAGAAATGCCCCGATCGTAATCAGAATCGCTTTCACCGGAAAATAGAAGGGCAGATCATCCATCCCGATAAAACGAGTGGTTAACATCAGGAACAGCTTCGACAACAACATGCCTCCGCCGATACCCGCAATAATGGAAAGACAGCCGATCAACATATTTTCCAATATAATTAATTTCCGAATCTGTCCAGGCTCCGCACCAAGTATGGTTAGAATGCCAAACTCCTTGTTCCGTGATTTGAGAAAAGCACTGATGGAATACATGACAAAGAAAAATGCAAACACATATACAATGATCGAAGCCACCTGCATCCCCATAGCAGTTGTGTCACCCATCGGCAACTCTGTCACATACGGATGATAGATGAACACTGCATAAGCGAAGAAAATCATGACCATAAACACACTGCTTAGAAAAAAAGCAATATACGCTCGCCCATTGCGGCGAATGTTATTAAACGCGAACTGAGGAAAGCTCATGTGAATTCCCTCCCCAGAAGGATAACGTATCAATGATCCGCTGGAAGAACGTCTGCCGATTATCTCCGCGGTGTACCTCCGCTGCCAGTTTCCCGTCCTTGATGAATACGATTCGATTGCAATAACTTGCTGCAAGGGGATCGTGTGTCACAAGCATAATGGTCGTTTTCTCCTGCTGATTAATCTGTTCAAGCGACTCCATGACAGCCTGAGATGAAGTGGAATCCAATGCGCCCGTAGGTTCATCCGCCAATACAATTGAAGGCATATTGATCATGGATCTCGCAATGGCTGTGCGCTGTCGCTGACCGCCCGAGATTTCGTACACCCGTTTATCCAGAATATGATCAATCCCAAGCTTGGTTGTAATGCGTTGTAGTCTACTCTCCATCTCCTTCAGTTTGACCTTGTCCAGTGTCAATGGAAGTACAATATTCTCGGCAACCGTCAGCGTGTCCAACAGATTGAAATCCTGAAAGACAAACCCGAGTTCCCGCCGCCGGAACATGGCAAGTTCTTTCTTTTTCATATCAAACGGGTTCATGCCATTAATCAGCACCTTGCCTGAGCTGGGTTCATCAATGGTAGAGACCATGTTTAACAATGTGGTTTTGCCACTGCCGGACGGGCCCATAATGCCCACAAACTCACCTTGCTTGATTGTCAGATGAATATCACTAAGGGCTTGAGTCTGCACTTTGCCCTGATATACTTTGCTTAGTGCTGATACTTGTAACATTTCCATGTGTATTCCCCTCCGAATTTATTACTCTTTATATGTTAATCCTATTCTTATCCTAACTGACCTTCCGTAACGGTGCTATCGAATTACCTTAAACTTTCCTTACAGTACGTTTAAGGTTCTGTTCCCCTGCCTCCATAACTTTTGGTATCTATAAAAAAAAACACCTCACCCACGGCTGTGGGCAAAGCGCTCTTTACTGCGGAACTTTCGTATGAACCCAGCTGAATCTAACCAATGTTCCCTTATTCAGCTCTGAAAACAACTCTACCCGGTTATCCAGGCGTGCACTAATCTCACGAACCAGATATAATCCCATTCCCGTAGATTCATGGTATTGCCTGCCCCGTTCACCTGTAAAATAGGGATTGAACACACGATGAATATCCTCGGACGAGATGCCGATTCCCTCATCCTGAATATCCAGGATGGTACGTTCTTCCTGCTGGTAGCCGGTAATGATCACTTTTTTGCCTGATTTGCTATCGGAATAGTTCACCGCATTGGTCAGGATCTGGGTGAACATGAACCGCAGCCACTTGGAATCACTATAGATCTTAAGATCTTCCTCCATGCGGATATCCGGCTTAATACCTCTGCGTATAAACAAACGTCGGTTCTCTGCAATGCTGCTCCGAAGTACCTCTTGCAGAGATAGCAGCTCCACACGAAAATCTCCTTCGAACTGTTCAAGCCGGGATGAATGTAAGACCATTTCAAGTCCTTTACGCATTTTATCCAGCTCATCCTGAATGCTGCCAGCTGTCTCATCTTCCACGTCTTCCAAGGTCAGTTGGATAATAGACAACGGTGTCTTCATCTGATGAACCCAGCGATTCATAAATACCACCTGCTGTTCCTTGCTAGTACGTAACTGACCAATCTCGTTCTGCCGATTACGCTCCAGTTCGTGTAACAATTCCTGGATAGCCTCAGCTACAACCGAATTTCCAAGGGTCTGAAAAGACTCGTTTACCCATTTACGTGGTTGTTGAAGTAGATGATAATACGCTCGTAGCTGGAAGTAACGTACGACCAGATAGACCAGTAACACAACGGTACTAATCAGCATGCCATAGAGGATAATTTTCATCGGACGATCTTCACCAGAGAGCCAATATACACACGGAACAAGCAGCATCTGCAGCACATAAAATCCAACTAACATCTGGTGGTCTTTCAGAAAAAGTTTCATTTCCCTTGTCCTTGTGCAGAAGCGCCCAGATCCAACACGCGATAACCCGCTCCGCGAACCGTCTCCAAAATCTCTTCTGCTCCCAGTTCCTTCAACTTCCGACGTACACGTGTAATATAGACATTCAACGTATTATCATCAATAAAATGCTGATCTTCCCACATCTGTTCTAGCAATTTTTCCCGGCTGACCACTCGACCTGCCTTCACCATCAGCGCTTGCACCAGTATCGCTTCCTTCTGAGTCAGTTCTGTTGAGCGTTCATCATATTCCAATACGAATCGCTCAGGATAGAGAATCATGGGACCGTTATTCACTTTCACTTCCTGCTGCACAGCAGCGTAAGAACCATAGGCTCTGCGCAGCTGACTGCGGACTTTGGCAAGCACAACTTCATATTGAAAAGGTTTTGTAATATAATCATCCGCTCCATGTTCCAATGCCATAATCTGATCCATGCCGCTATCCCGAGCAGATATGAATAAAATGGGACATATGGAATGTGTACGTATCTGTCTGCACCAATAGTAGCCATCAAATTGAGGCAAGTTCACATCCATCAGCACAAGATCCGGTTCCATCATCACGAACTCATCCAATACATGACGAAAATCACCGGTGACCTGTACCTGGAATCCATTTCGGTTCAGATAAGCCGCCAGCAATCCTGCAAGCTTGGCATCATCTTCAACCAACAATATCGATTGCATCGTTAACCCTCTTCCCGTTTCCTGACGTCAATGTATCACACCTAGTTACCCATTTTAGTTGGAAACGGCTTGGAAATAAAGGGTCAGACTACGAGACGCCCCCTTCTCTCTGCCAAACCAATGATAGCCTCCACCCCTGAGTTGAACTCAAGAAAGTCCTGCTCAACCCCATCGCTGAAAATAACTCCGTCCTCCGGCATCTGGGATACAATGTGCAATGGTTGCTTCGAATGGATCTGTCCAAACACCAGGTTGGCCGCAGTCGTTCGGCTTGGAAAAGGTTCACGTACTGAGAAATACAAGTACGGCGCATCCCAGTTAAAATGATTCAGCTCCTGCCTGCTTCCATGAATGGATGAGGATGCTACAGCAACCTCATCTTCCGAATTCATGTTCTGCCACGCCGCCGATCCTACAATTCCAGTGGCCCCGGCCAGCACACTTTTGAACCAACCTGTCGATCCCATGCCTGTGGATACAATGATACCGCTGGAGGATTGTTGTTCTACGGATGTACCCAAACGCACTTCATAACGTGCCGATACATGTGTCTTCCGACCAATGAACAGATCGTTGACACCATATAGATACTGTCCATCATTGAGTTCCACTTTGGCGAGAGTGACTTCTTTCAAAGTCCGTTGCTTTCGAATGACATCAGGAACAATGAAGCTTAGATCCTCCACAGTAAAAGGTAATAACACCCCGTCCCACCGCATCGGGTCCGGGTTCACGCCAATGAGCGGCTGCTCGGTTACGTATTTGAGGGTATTGGCTACAAGCCCATCCTGTCCAACCACAACCACGATATCCTGCTCTCCAAAAATAAAGTTCGGCACATGTTCCCGATCAATGGTCTGTACACGACCCAATTGCCCCAGTTGCTGCTGCGCCTGCTGCACAGATAACCGATAACGACGGTCTTCCTCCATATAATCACTGAAGTCGGCTCCCAGACGTTCGATATAAAACTGAGCTTGCTGCACCGTGTTATATCGAACCACCAACTCTTCCAGTCGGGTCCGACGCTTAACTAGAATGAGCTTGTGCTCGCTCATTCGATCTTCCGGCGCAGCCTGATGACGTACTGATTTCCCTGCTTGCTCTGTCTGCTCTCTTCTTCCTAATCTCATCGCCCTCTACCTCCCTGATCTCTGCCCGGCGCGGGAGACATCAACCCCTGCAACAGATCCGGCGAGATATTAAGCTGTCCGATCTTGCCTGCATTTTCAGCCAGCTCCTGGAATGCAAGTGCAATCAGCTTATCGGAATTCATGCCCATGTTTGCCATCGCTTGCAGTACATTTGGTTGTACATTTTGCAATGAGTTCATCACGGCAGCAATCTCATACGCTTTGGCATCTGCCTCGGCATTGTGATTGGCAATGGTCAATTCAATCAGTTGCTGCTTACGTTCCTCCATCGCTGTATTGAACTGAAGCTGCTCCTGCTCCATCTCGTTTTGTTTCTGTTTCACCGAGCGTTCTGCATGCAGTTGGGTCTCACGAATTTGCTGTTTCTTTGTCTCCACGGCAATTTCGGTGTTCAGTTCGTTCTCCTTCACTCGGCGTTCCTGTTCAATTGATGCATTGCGACGCACATACAGCGCTTCATCAGCCTGACGCAAAATCTCTTCCCGCGCTTGTGCTTCCAATGCACGCATCGTCTCTTTATTGGGCAAAATGGCCAGGATGGATAGACTCATCAGCTCAACGCCCAGTTTCTCCAACTCTTCACTCTGCACAACTTCACGTTTCATGCTGCTTGCCAGCCGTTCACTGGATTGAATGGCCTCCTTCAACGGCATTTTCTCCAGATATTTCTTAGTTAGTACTTTCGCTGTGGTGATTACCCGTTGATCCAGTTTGCCGGGGTCGTCGGAAATATACCGATTCTTGCGCAAATTGTACGTGTAATTCAGGCTCTGTGTTATTTTCAAATAATCTACAATGCGATAGCTCAGTTGTCCCTGCACTGTAACGGTCTGATAGTCCGCCGTAATCTCTTCGAACATGAATGGTACATCCACCGAGGACACGGGCAGCACCACTACCGATGTGGTCGGCTCATAATAATAGAAAGACAATCCCACACCTTGACGTTGTACCTTGCCATTTTTCACTTTCATTACATATTCACTGGGTTGGAACTTCGCAAATCGGAATCCAAACATGGCTCATTCCTCATTTCTTAATATTGTCGTTTTGATATTATCGAAATGATAACAAATGAATTTGATATTGTCAATACGACATTAACAAATGATTCATATGCCTATGTAGAGAAATGGATGAAGTCTGAACCTCTTCTTTCCACAAAACAAAGAGACCGAATCCGTTGATTCGATCTCCTTACCTGCTTTGTTATTTTCTAATACAGTCGTTCCATCAATCTGGCTACTGCAACAGCCCCTTGTGCACGGTTCGCCGTTTCTTTCGGAGCAAACGTGCCATCAGGCATGCCATTCAGCAGTCCAAGTTGTTGCATCGAGGCTACAGCCTCTTTGGCGTATGGCGCGATCTCATCGTTGTCTGCAAATACCATATTTCCTTGTACAGAATGGGTCGCATTCTCACGCTGCACAACCTGAAGAGCTCTATTCAGCATAACGGCCATATCTTCTCGTGAAATGCGTTCGTTGGCCCCGAAGCTTCCATCCGCTCGGCCTTGAATAATGTTCATTTCAATGCCAAGTCGTACTGAATCCGCATACCACTGCTCTTCCTTCACATCCGCTGGGAGCGAAATGGATGCATCGGACTGGCGTGCATCACCAATGCCTTTAATAATCATTTGCAAAAATTGTGCTCTGGTCAGTTCACCTTGTGGGGCAAAACGAGTTGCGCTCATCCCCATAATAATTCCTTTACCGTAGAGGTTCCGCACTTCTTGGAGAGCCCAATTGTAATTTTGCAAATCATGTAGTGGCACGTCAACTTCTGCTATGACAAAACTGCCGGATTCCAGCGGTTTGAACGCCATCGTCTTCGTTTTGTCATCGTACATGGAGTACGTAACAGGTGTCATCTCCCCAGTTGGAGATATAGAATGTACGATCATAACCACATCATTCAGCTTAGGCTGCTCTACACTGGATAGAGCAACTTCAATCGCTCTGTTTGTCCATGATATTGGCTTATTGTTCATTAATAAATTCACATCAACAATCGTATGATGACCGATTGCTGCTTTTTGAGATGTGGATAATGCATCTGTTGATCCTTTTGCCACTACAATGTCGAACGTTCCCGCAGTCTCCGCAATGGTTAGCGGCAGTGATTTTAGAGGAACACGAACGGTAGTGTGTCCTACGACTACATCCAGAGATTTTACTTCCTCGGAACGAACCCATGCTGCCAATTGACTTGCAGCCAATTGGAATGTAACTGTGTTGGCTGTATTAGGAACATCTGCAATCAACTTCAATGTACGATTTCCTGCATCCGTGGACTGCAGTGCCTGAGTTAATTGGGATGCATCCGGACGAATCGAATACTTGTCATCCCCGGTTGCTGTTCCTTTTATTGTTATTGAACCCTTCTCTGGTGCAGTGCCCGATCCAACGGGTGGGGTTACAACCGGATTACCCGTCGAAGGAGCTGTGCCCGGGTTGGAAGGTTGTGAAGGTACACTTGGTTGGGATGGCTGACCAGGGCCAGGTGTGCTATCTTGACGCACAAGCTTACTCACAGCATCTTGTAACGACCGATCCGCATTGCTTACATCTTGCGTTGAAGATTCAACATCCAGCATGAACGCCTTCGCTTCAGAAAGCGCCTTACTGAATACATTCCAGCTTGAAGTCGTGTAATCCGTTTGTTTTAATTTCTCAGCGTTATCTACAGTAACTTGCAGTGCAGATTTGTCCGCCGGGAACGTACCGTAGGCTTCAAATTCCATGAATCCTACCCATGTAGGACCTGCTGTAATCGTTACGCGAATATAACGTCCCTCCGTGCCTTCTGGAAGAACATGGCTAGGTGCGGTCGATACAACCACATCATTTGTGGTGTCCACTACTTTCACAAAATTTTGGTTATCATTGGACACTTCAATCTTGTATTTGATGCCGCCACTCCACATCGACATCTCGATCTTGCGAAGGTTAGCAACCTGTCCCAAATCCACTTGCCACCAGCGATCAATACTATTATCTGTTCCCCATGAAGTGTTCGGATTGTTGTCAATCGCACCTTCAGGTGAGTTGGCTTGATTGCCTCCTGTCCCTGCACTGCTTGAAGCCGTTGCCGTTTTGCCCGTTGTGAGAGCCTCCAGAGAGACCAGATTAGTAAAGGCCTGTTTCAACGTACTCAGTGCTGAATTCACTTCAGACTGGACAACAGCTTGGTTATCTCGGACCTGAATCGCCGCCTTCAAAGATTGTTGCAATACAGACCAGCTCCGACGTGTATATGAGGATTCATTCTGCTGCTGCATTTGTTGAATGTACTGGTGCAGTTGCGTTTTGTCGACATTGGATAGACCTTGAATGGCATCATGCAAACGTTTAACCGCTGTATTTGCATCCGTCTGTGTTGCTCTTGAATCATTCAAGACCTGATCAGCGCCTTCCAGTGCTTTGGTCAATACCGCCCAAGTGGCCGCAGACCAGTCAGCCTGCTGATACGTACGCCCTTCCGCTAGTTTGGCTCGAAGCTCGTCAAGCTGCGGGGTGATAACCTGCATTTGCTGCATCACATGTTCTAATGCTGTTGTTGCTGCATCTGTATCCGCTTGAGACACTCCACCTGGCGTGTATGCCTGTTCGTATATTGCATTCGCTGAGGTGATTGCCGGAGCCAGAGTACCCCAGCTTTCAGGAATAAAATCAGTCTCGACTAATGATTCGGCTCGTGCAAGCGCCGCAGCCAGTTGTTGGCGGTCTGCCGGCAGAAGATTTAATCCGCGTTTGTACACATCAAGGGACCATAATGCTCTGCCTTCATACGAATGGCCGCCGTTAGCCGGAAATTCATCGTAGTCAAACATCGCTTGGTTCTCCCATGCATTCCCTTCAGATGCAATCCAGCCTACACCGGCCGGAATCCATGCTGGCTCCCAGTAGAAGAAACCTGCACCATGATTATTCGGCACATTTGCAATCATGTCCATAATGCCGGCGATGGCATCATATTGACCTTGAACGGTTGCGGGGAAGTCTGCTCCCCCTACATGAAGCGCTTCGTCCGACCCGATGATGTTTCCATGCGCGTCCCCGTTTTTGTAGGAAAACGGATACGATGTCTCGGCGATAATCACGTCTTTTTGGAACTTGTTAGACACTTCATTCATGGTCTTCTGCACATCGGCAAATGTCCCATGCCAGAATGGATAATAGGAAAGTCCGATGATATCGTACTTGAGTTCGCGTTTCTCCAGCTCGCTGAAATACCAGTCGAACATATCCGCCTTGCCGCCTTCAGCCAGATGGATCATGATCTTCACCTTATCCGCGTTATTGGTGATCTCTCCTTCTACTGCACGTACAGCATCAATTCCACTTTTCAGCAATGCAACATTTTGCTCGAAATCCACGTCGCTGCTCAAGCCGTTCAGAACACCACTGTTGATCTCATTACCGATCTGCACCATATCTGGCATGGCGCCCTTTGCTTTCATCTCTCCCACAACTTCAACCGTATAATCGTATACGGCTTGCTTCAACTCTTCGTGGGAAAGACCTTCCCAAGCTTTGGGACGAAGCTGCTGACCCGGGTGCGCCCACTCATCCGAATAGTGGAAGTCCAACAGGATTTTCATACCTTTTTCCTTCACCCGCGTAGCCAAACGAATGACATCTTCCTTATCGTTGTAGCCCCCTGATTTCTGCGGATCATTCCACAGACGAAGACGCACGTAATTAACACCGCGATCCTTGAAAATATCGAGCAAATCACGCTCTGTTCCGTTGCTGTCAACGTATTTGCCACCTTTGTCCTCAATGGCAGTCAACGTGGAAATATCGACACCTCTAACATAGTCTTCACGATATCCCTCAACGATCACCTTAGCTTTAAG of Paenibacillus sp. FSL R5-0517 contains these proteins:
- a CDS encoding ABC transporter permease → MSFPQFAFNNIRRNGRAYIAFFLSSVFMVMIFFAYAVFIYHPYVTELPMGDTTAMGMQVASIIVYVFAFFFVMYSISAFLKSRNKEFGILTILGAEPGQIRKLIILENMLIGCLSIIAGIGGGMLLSKLFLMLTTRFIGMDDLPFYFPVKAILITIGAFLLLFFCISLFTLIFIGNKRTLELLTGTNKPKKEPKASWFFSLLGLTLLTIGFVVLRSKLSGGTILLAAVTGIAGTYFFYSQLSVLIIRVLKRNRKTVWHGTRLLWISEMSYKMKDNARMLFMVTVVIAIASMSAVVILSLDQENREQFTNNDFAIQYNVYTPTDQMDMSAINSALEAAGLDYQQMYLEYFWSDADQSAVSVMPLSHYNRFNTILGKETFQLDSNSALFVDSRNEKDQAQIDRNRFHNFSEGDTLTLNLEAGPMQARVTATDVEPRFATLIYSTGVVVLPDEKFEEITQQVHENRLSGKVLYQIPAWGHAVPDRHSSEAMVSDQLLSSADTIRSDNASDENYSGYLSTRYGDFERFRQGTALFTFLGIFIGLIFSISSASFLYFRLHTDLEADGKMVHSLSKMGLSFQEMKRSSTVQIAILFFLPIGVAIIETLVVVKPFLTEFGITNYTMPVLTVFGAFVLAQTFYFIVIRSRYIASLRKMMV
- a CDS encoding ABC transporter ATP-binding protein; translated protein: MEMLQVSALSKVYQGKVQTQALSDIHLTIKQGEFVGIMGPSGSGKTTLLNMVSTIDEPSSGKVLINGMNPFDMKKKELAMFRRRELGFVFQDFNLLDTLTVAENIVLPLTLDKVKLKEMESRLQRITTKLGIDHILDKRVYEISGGQRQRTAIARSMINMPSIVLADEPTGALDSTSSQAVMESLEQINQQEKTTIMLVTHDPLAASYCNRIVFIKDGKLAAEVHRGDNRQTFFQRIIDTLSFWGGNSHELSSVRV
- a CDS encoding sensor histidine kinase; the protein is MKLFLKDHQMLVGFYVLQMLLVPCVYWLSGEDRPMKIILYGMLISTVVLLVYLVVRYFQLRAYYHLLQQPRKWVNESFQTLGNSVVAEAIQELLHELERNRQNEIGQLRTSKEQQVVFMNRWVHQMKTPLSIIQLTLEDVEDETAGSIQDELDKMRKGLEMVLHSSRLEQFEGDFRVELLSLQEVLRSSIAENRRLFIRRGIKPDIRMEEDLKIYSDSKWLRFMFTQILTNAVNYSDSKSGKKVIITGYQQEERTILDIQDEGIGISSEDIHRVFNPYFTGERGRQYHESTGMGLYLVREISARLDNRVELFSELNKGTLVRFSWVHTKVPQ
- a CDS encoding response regulator transcription factor — protein: MQSILLVEDDAKLAGLLAAYLNRNGFQVQVTGDFRHVLDEFVMMEPDLVLMDVNLPQFDGYYWCRQIRTHSICPILFISARDSGMDQIMALEHGADDYITKPFQYEVVLAKVRSQLRRAYGSYAAVQQEVKVNNGPMILYPERFVLEYDERSTELTQKEAILVQALMVKAGRVVSREKLLEQMWEDQHFIDDNTLNVYITRVRRKLKELGAEEILETVRGAGYRVLDLGASAQGQGK
- a CDS encoding sugar kinase; its protein translation is MSEHKLILVKRRTRLEELVVRYNTVQQAQFYIERLGADFSDYMEEDRRYRLSVQQAQQQLGQLGRVQTIDREHVPNFIFGEQDIVVVVGQDGLVANTLKYVTEQPLIGVNPDPMRWDGVLLPFTVEDLSFIVPDVIRKQRTLKEVTLAKVELNDGQYLYGVNDLFIGRKTHVSARYEVRLGTSVEQQSSSGIIVSTGMGSTGWFKSVLAGATGIVGSAAWQNMNSEDEVAVASSSIHGSRQELNHFNWDAPYLYFSVREPFPSRTTAANLVFGQIHSKQPLHIVSQMPEDGVIFSDGVEQDFLEFNSGVEAIIGLAERRGRLVV
- a CDS encoding SPFH domain-containing protein; amino-acid sequence: MFGFRFAKFQPSEYVMKVKNGKVQRQGVGLSFYYYEPTTSVVVLPVSSVDVPFMFEEITADYQTVTVQGQLSYRIVDYLKITQSLNYTYNLRKNRYISDDPGKLDQRVITTAKVLTKKYLEKMPLKEAIQSSERLASSMKREVVQSEELEKLGVELMSLSILAILPNKETMRALEAQAREEILRQADEALYVRRNASIEQERRVKENELNTEIAVETKKQQIRETQLHAERSVKQKQNEMEQEQLQFNTAMEERKQQLIELTIANHNAEADAKAYEIAAVMNSLQNVQPNVLQAMANMGMNSDKLIALAFQELAENAGKIGQLNISPDLLQGLMSPAPGRDQGGRGR
- a CDS encoding glycosyl hydrolase 53 family protein — its product is MNKRYISGCLVLLMLFCDLGLMVRPAAAEDAKVNVALNKAVTVSTEYLEWGSKKDHLVDGKSDTHWAATAGVTTEQPQWVMIDLGEDYNLSGAEITWRENTVVKYMVETSADQQAWTNVADQSENADPKQIADLTFQQNDVRYIRLNISFYKGEGVWPEILEFKVWGEADGTEPANIKGYDEIEVRTVTRSAPILPNEVKAQFQNGKSGMVPVTWDHIDPMEYASAGDFTVTGTVYGAPPEPQLKAKVIVEGYREDYVRGVDISTLTAIEDKGGKYVDSNGTERDLLDIFKDRGVNYVRLRLWNDPQKSGGYNDKEDVIRLATRVKEKGMKILLDFHYSDEWAHPGQQLRPKAWEGLSHEELKQAVYDYTVEVVGEMKAKGAMPDMVQIGNEINSGVLNGLSSDVDFEQNVALLKSGIDAVRAVEGEITNNADKVKIMIHLAEGGKADMFDWYFSELEKRELKYDIIGLSYYPFWHGTFADVQKTMNEVSNKFQKDVIIAETSYPFSYKNGDAHGNIIGSDEALHVGGADFPATVQGQYDAIAGIMDMIANVPNNHGAGFFYWEPAWIPAGVGWIASEGNAWENQAMFDYDEFPANGGHSYEGRALWSLDVYKRGLNLLPADRQQLAAALARAESLVETDFIPESWGTLAPAITSANAIYEQAYTPGGVSQADTDAATTALEHVMQQMQVITPQLDELRAKLAEGRTYQQADWSAATWAVLTKALEGADQVLNDSRATQTDANTAVKRLHDAIQGLSNVDKTQLHQYIQQMQQQNESSYTRRSWSVLQQSLKAAIQVRDNQAVVQSEVNSALSTLKQAFTNLVSLEALTTGKTATASSSAGTGGNQANSPEGAIDNNPNTSWGTDNSIDRWWQVDLGQVANLRKIEMSMWSGGIKYKIEVSNDNQNFVKVVDTTNDVVVSTAPSHVLPEGTEGRYIRVTITAGPTWVGFMEFEAYGTFPADKSALQVTVDNAEKLKQTDYTTSSWNVFSKALSEAKAFMLDVESSTQDVSNADRSLQDAVSKLVRQDSTPGPGQPSQPSVPSQPSNPGTAPSTGNPVVTPPVGSGTAPEKGSITIKGTATGDDKYSIRPDASQLTQALQSTDAGNRTLKLIADVPNTANTVTFQLAASQLAAWVRSEEVKSLDVVVGHTTVRVPLKSLPLTIAETAGTFDIVVAKGSTDALSTSQKAAIGHHTIVDVNLLMNNKPISWTNRAIEVALSSVEQPKLNDVVMIVHSISPTGEMTPVTYSMYDDKTKTMAFKPLESGSFVIAEVDVPLHDLQNYNWALQEVRNLYGKGIIMGMSATRFAPQGELTRAQFLQMIIKGIGDARQSDASISLPADVKEEQWYADSVRLGIEMNIIQGRADGSFGANERISREDMAVMLNRALQVVQRENATHSVQGNMVFADNDEIAPYAKEAVASMQQLGLLNGMPDGTFAPKETANRAQGAVAVARLMERLY